Proteins from a single region of Argiope bruennichi chromosome 6, qqArgBrue1.1, whole genome shotgun sequence:
- the LOC129972844 gene encoding sialin-like isoform X1 has product MVPARFILTFLIFWGMTLIFGHRVCLHVAMVAMVNSSAEVDLLQLRNGPQENSNFCPVPESSVNVTLNYKQGSYPWTPYTQGVILASYFYGYVVAQIIGGQISDFVGAARLFGGATLLSSILSCFTPMISTLDATYTIALRTILGFIHGMHYPSAYTLIARWAPLQERSTHLSSCVIGTHFGVVMSMPLTGYLCEHGFGGGWPSAFYLLGCAGFVWFLLWVFLVFESPVKHPRINAKELDYIQKNTEIISKEKKNASVPWLQVACSAPVWAVTVAKFCGAWSFMCFQSKLPAYLDDVLHMPIQKNGFVNALLFGALCISIIISGKLSDCIRRKYRFTITTIRKSFETIALLGPALCMAAIPLVRCNANAVVALLTSAMALFGLCGGGDVSVIVDMTPDFAGKIFGISNAIASIPGILAPVLAGYLLEGNVGDVQQWLYIFYISVGMYLFGAAFFLLFGSAEVQPWGRYCGGKTRTLSVKEANLIFTVPVILGVDNNDLKKDTSTVEMTRL; this is encoded by the exons ATGGTCCCTGCTCGTTTCATTttaacctttttaatattttggggAATGACACTGATTTTCGGCCATCGAGTCTGCCTGCACGTGGCCATGGTGGCGATGGTCAACAGCAGCGCAGAGGTGGATTTGCTGCAACTGAGGAACGGGCCTCAAGAAAACAGCAACTTCTGCCCCGTACCAGAATCGAGTGTCAACGTCACACTAAATTACAAACAG GGTAGCTATCCATGGACTCCGTACACCCAAGGTGTGATTCTTGCGTCATACTTCTACGGTTATGTGGTGGCTCAGATAATCGGAGGTCAGATCAGCGACTTCGTTGGGGCCGCCAGACTCTTCGGGGGTGCGACGCTACTCTCCTCAATCCTCTCCTGCTTCACGCCCATGATATCTACTTTGGACGCCACCTATACTATCGCCCTAAGGACCATATTAGGTTTTATACAT GGTATGCACTACCCCAGTGCTTATACACTGATCGCTCGTTGGGCACCTTTGCAAGAGCGGAGCACCCACCTGTCTTCGTGCGTAATAGGAACTCACTTCGGCGTGGTGATGTCTATGCCTCTCACAGGGTACCTCTGCGAACATGGTTTCGGAGGTGGATGGCCCTCGGCGTTTTACCTGTTGG GATGTGCTGGTTTTGTGTGGTTCCTTCTTTGGGTATTTCTTGTGTTTGAATCTCCTGTAAAGCATCCTAGGATAAATGCTAAAGAACTGGACTATATTCAGAAAAAcacagaaataatttctaaagagaaaaag AATGCCTCCGTTCCTTGGCTACAGGTGGCTTGCTCAGCTCCCGTTTGGGCCGTCACCGTTGCAAAGTTCTGCGGTGCTTGGAGTTTCATGTGCTTCCAGTCTAAGCTGCCGGCTTACCTGGACGACGTTCTGCACATGCCTATTCAAAAG aatggaTTTGTAAATGCCTTGTTATTCGGAGCTTTGTGTATATCTATCATCATTTCAGGGAAATTATCTGATTGTATTAGGAGAAAGTATCGTTTTACAATCACAACGATCAGAAAATCGTTCGAAACAATTG CACTTCTCGGCCCAGCTCTGTGCATGGCCGCTATTCCTCTCGTCAGGTGCAACGCCAATGCCGTGGTTGCTCTTCTTACATCTGCGATGGCTCTCTTCGGGCTGTGTGGCGGTGGAGATGTGTCTGTCATCGTCGACATGACTCCTGATTTTGCAG GCAAAATCTTTGGAATATCGAATGCAATTGCTAGCATTCCTGGAATTCTTGCGCCTGTTTTAGCAGGGTACCTCCTGGAAGGAAAT GTAGGTGATGTGCAGCAGTGGTTATACATTTTTTACATCTCAGTGGGCATGTACCTGTTCGGAGCAGCGTTTTTTCTTTTGTTCGGTTCTGCCGAAGTTCAACCCTGGGGAAGATATTGCGGAGGAAAGACCAGGACACTCTCGGTGAAGGAGGCCAATCTCATATTTACGGTGCCCGTGATTCTTGGAGTGGACAACAACGATCTGAAAAAGGATACTTCTACTGTTGAAATGACCAGACTTTGA
- the LOC129972844 gene encoding sialin-like isoform X2 codes for MVPARFILTFLIFWGMTLIFGHRVCLHVAMVAMVNSSAEVDLLQLRNGPQENSNFCPVPESSVNVTLNYKQGSYPWTPYTQGVILASYFYGYVVAQIIGGQISDFVGAARLFGGATLLSSILSCFTPMISTLDATYTIALRTILGFIHGMHYPSAYTLIARWAPLQERSTHLSSCVIGTHFGVVMSMPLTGYLCEHGFGGGWPSAFYLLGCAGFVWFLLWVFLVFESPVKHPRINAKELDYIQKNTEIISKEKKNASVPWLQVACSAPVWAVTVAKFCGAWSFMCFQSKLPAYLDDVLHMPIQKNGFVNALLFGALCISIIISGKLSDCIRRKYRFTITTIRKSFETIALLGPALCMAAIPLVRCNANAVVALLTSAMALFGLCGGGDVSVIVDMTPDFAGKIFGISNAIASIPGILAPVLAGYLLEGNVMCSSGYTFFTSQWACTCSEQRFFFCSVLPKFNPGEDIAEERPGHSR; via the exons ATGGTCCCTGCTCGTTTCATTttaacctttttaatattttggggAATGACACTGATTTTCGGCCATCGAGTCTGCCTGCACGTGGCCATGGTGGCGATGGTCAACAGCAGCGCAGAGGTGGATTTGCTGCAACTGAGGAACGGGCCTCAAGAAAACAGCAACTTCTGCCCCGTACCAGAATCGAGTGTCAACGTCACACTAAATTACAAACAG GGTAGCTATCCATGGACTCCGTACACCCAAGGTGTGATTCTTGCGTCATACTTCTACGGTTATGTGGTGGCTCAGATAATCGGAGGTCAGATCAGCGACTTCGTTGGGGCCGCCAGACTCTTCGGGGGTGCGACGCTACTCTCCTCAATCCTCTCCTGCTTCACGCCCATGATATCTACTTTGGACGCCACCTATACTATCGCCCTAAGGACCATATTAGGTTTTATACAT GGTATGCACTACCCCAGTGCTTATACACTGATCGCTCGTTGGGCACCTTTGCAAGAGCGGAGCACCCACCTGTCTTCGTGCGTAATAGGAACTCACTTCGGCGTGGTGATGTCTATGCCTCTCACAGGGTACCTCTGCGAACATGGTTTCGGAGGTGGATGGCCCTCGGCGTTTTACCTGTTGG GATGTGCTGGTTTTGTGTGGTTCCTTCTTTGGGTATTTCTTGTGTTTGAATCTCCTGTAAAGCATCCTAGGATAAATGCTAAAGAACTGGACTATATTCAGAAAAAcacagaaataatttctaaagagaaaaag AATGCCTCCGTTCCTTGGCTACAGGTGGCTTGCTCAGCTCCCGTTTGGGCCGTCACCGTTGCAAAGTTCTGCGGTGCTTGGAGTTTCATGTGCTTCCAGTCTAAGCTGCCGGCTTACCTGGACGACGTTCTGCACATGCCTATTCAAAAG aatggaTTTGTAAATGCCTTGTTATTCGGAGCTTTGTGTATATCTATCATCATTTCAGGGAAATTATCTGATTGTATTAGGAGAAAGTATCGTTTTACAATCACAACGATCAGAAAATCGTTCGAAACAATTG CACTTCTCGGCCCAGCTCTGTGCATGGCCGCTATTCCTCTCGTCAGGTGCAACGCCAATGCCGTGGTTGCTCTTCTTACATCTGCGATGGCTCTCTTCGGGCTGTGTGGCGGTGGAGATGTGTCTGTCATCGTCGACATGACTCCTGATTTTGCAG GCAAAATCTTTGGAATATCGAATGCAATTGCTAGCATTCCTGGAATTCTTGCGCCTGTTTTAGCAGGGTACCTCCTGGAAGGAAAT GTGATGTGCAGCAGTGGTTATACATTTTTTACATCTCAGTGGGCATGTACCTGTTCGGAGCAGCGTTTTTTCTTTTGTTCGGTTCTGCCGAAGTTCAACCCTGGGGAAGATATTGCGGAGGAAAGACCAGGACACTCTCGGTGA